accctttatttaaattaatttattataattattaatgtccttttatgtcattttacaaaaatTAGTTACTTTTTTCATTAGTTTTATCAAACACTttataattaatcaatttccTTATCGTTTTCCAATTTTCAATTGCTTTTCGCGTCTTTTTAATTTCATCACCTTATCGATTTCGTCGACCTTTTCGATTTCAGTCGACTTTTCATCGATTTTACCAAATAAAGCCTTAGTTTGTACTGTGAATTACTCATTTTTATTCTTATAGACCTGAACTTGTACTCTAATAAGGATCACGAGTTATCGTGGAAGAGGATCATCTCCATTTCCTTTTTGTCCTTTTCATCTCTCAAAGATTATAATTTTATCTCATACTCGGTATTATATATCCTAATTGCACTCATTTAACCTTTTCATTTTCAAGTTAATTTACGACCATCCAATCGACCTACACTTAAGTTATGACTTTTGACTATTCAAAGATAACAAACctctattttttttataaaaaaatggaaAAGATTTTACTCCGTGATTGTTACGCCTCAAGCATATAGTATGTGGCAAGTTAAATTAAAAGCGATAGCGATGTGAAAAGAAAGGTACGATCTATTTGATTAACAAATGAGGTGAAGAGAGCCACAAACATGCATCAAAATATCCAATGCACATGTAAGATTGTCACGTAATTGAATTGTGACTTCTTATTCATATCACACGTTTTGATGTTCACATTAGtgttaaattacaataattatgtAAAGAActcattttataatcacaaatatTTATGGATGGCTATTGTATAAATACGAGTATTTATATTGTGAAGCTAACCATAACCTTCATTGATAAATGTTTCAAGCTTGATGATGAAAAACACAAATAAATAAAGGGAGCTTTTATTAAACGATATTTTGTGTTTCTTACCATGAATTAACTTAAGGAGTAAGTAGTTTCCTAACTAACACATTGCCACATCAGCAATCCGTGTGTATGTGAGTCCTCAACTGTGATTGGTAGCTTGAGTGTCTTGCATATTTCCACATGTATATTTATAAATATTCATTTAAGAATTTACCAACTTCAAAGAGTATTATCTAAATTAATCTCAGTTACATTAGTCCAGTTTTAGTATTGTTTTAAGTATTATACAGAGTAGTAGAATTTGTGTACATTAAGTACGAAATTGAACTAGAAATATAGCTAGAAACCAACATCTACAATAACAATGAACTCTTGAGTAGTAGAATTTGTGTACAATaacgtaattttttttttaaaaaaggtaGATGACAAATAAAAAAGAAGTACAAAAGTATGATGTgacatttttaattttttttttaacaccTTTAATTTATTTTTCATAAATTCTTGAGCTAGTAAAGCGTTCTTACATAAATATTTGTAAAAATGAACTCTTAAtatccattttttttttcaagtttttATTTTCATTCAAATGTATGTTTATGAGTTTTTTTTGTTTGTAGATTCAATTttactcaatattaaaataaaACGATTTTGTAAGAGAATAAGTTGTCTTTATACAAAGTACTCCGTAGCTAATTTGAGCATCCGATACCACATTTGCCCATTCAAATAAAAAAGTTACAACAATAAGTGCGGGAATAATTTCTTTTGACTTTTAATCTATCTATATCTAAATGTTCTTTTTCTCTCCACATGTAattaaaaacttttttttttttcaatgatttgatagaaaaaataaaaataaattcttatttaagatagATATATCTATCTTAACTTTAATAAGTACTCCGTAatatgaaaaaataataaatttatttaATATGCACAAATGAAATAATACCGGATCCATTTTAGTGTTAATAATTTAATATGGATACACCCGTCATGAAGAAGACAAATTGCAAGTTCCATGCATAAATAATCGAGTAATCGACTACTTGAGAGTTGAGAACTACCAAAGCATAGTCGCATAAATATAATATATACGAAGTATACACCATcaatatctttcacccatttcgTCACAAAACCAACGTTTTTACTCATACATCCATTTTTTGTTGTGGATTTGCATGATTGCATTTGCTGCTCTACTCTTCAACCAAATAATTGAAGAATAAACACAAATTAAGGTATAAAGTTTGTGTCAAAAATTTgcaatttaatttttttattttatttttatgtataaAGTTTCAATATTTACCGTGTTGTTGAGTGTAATTTTGAATACCCAGTTCGTAAAATTATGTACAATTGATTCTAGTTATAATTATTGGGAAATTTCGATTAGAATTTGCGTTCATTGATTTGTTTATGTTTATGATGTTGTAAATTGGTACAATTGAGGAGCTTTTTTGAGCTTTTGTATGCTGCATGATGAACAAATTATTTGGAGAATGTGGATGTGTATCTGCTGTGGGTAATGGGTTAGAGTAAAATTTGTGATTTTGAATCAAATTTGATGTGGAATTGGATGTAGTAACTCGAGTGGCAGAGCCAGGATTTGAGCTTAGGGGGGTCGGAAATTTTTTGAGGGAGGATGAGTAATAATATAAGGCACACTCGAataaaattcgaaaaatttaactaaaaacttcgaaaaACTCAACCGCCAGGGGCCGCCACCACTGAGTACCTCTGTTTACCGCAATTTcatacgtttgattaaaatactgcTCACGTATATTACTCAAATTTAATGGATCATCTGTATATTTTAGTCATTGTTTTTTTTTCAGAAATTTTGTTGAAATGGGTTGTCTTGAAATGTGATGATTTTTAGTTAGAGTTGTATAAAAAAGAAGAACGATTTCCGGTAGTAGTTTAGTTCAATGTTATGTTTTTGTTGATTTGCTTAGCTCAAATTGATTTTGATCCCATGTTTATGATTCAACCAATGTTATCAAGTTTCAGCTTAAGTTTATTTATCATGGAAGATTTTGATGCTTATTCACTTTGCACAGTTTTCGTTTATGGTGTGTTAATACTTGCATCTTCAGTCAGCTACCAGAATTGCAGATATTTTTATAGTATATGATACTCTCTTTTAGCAGGTGACAGCTAGCTGTCATGAGACGACTCCATCCGGGACATAGCGGTTGGTATGATCATTGAATAATTATACTCATGATGGGTCGCGTAGCCACCTTAGACCTTATGGGATCCTAGACCCCTCGGTGTTTTAGACAAATGATGTTTTTCATTGCTATGTCTGTCTAGTCTGAAAAAATTTATAGTTTAATACCCGAGTATAAACTACAATGAAAGTATGAAACTAAAATGACCCCATATTATAGAAGTACATACGGACCAAAATAGCTTGTTGAAGAAGTACATACGAACCAAAATAGCTTGTTGCCAATATTCACAATCTGTGAGCATTAAAATTCTCCTTGTGCTTTACATAAAGAAATGATACTTTACTAGGCAAACAAAAATACATGTGCTTACTGAAGCCATGGATCCTTTTTTGAACCTAAGGAAATTAGTTGTATGTTAGTTAATTAATGTTCTGGCAATATTGGAATAACACTGTGTAGGTCTAAGTGATTATGTTCCTTTTTAAGTCGATTATTTCGCTTGTAAGTGTGTTTTGAGGGGTTCTGTTTACTCTTGATTCAATCTCGAGCCTTGTATATGTTTGGCGGTTTGGCCTATTCATGAAACCATCAGATTTTTATTTTCCTAGTCCTTAGTCCTAATATAGACTATATATTTGTGTTGCAGTTTTGTTCTAAGCTCAAGGGCCTTAAGGCATTTGAGTTTTATCAAAATGGAATATGAAAGTCACAGTCGCATTTGGGATGGAGCTTGCTACTATCCTCATTTGTTCGGGGCTATAATGATTACAGCAGCTTTGCTCGGCTTGTCAACTAGCTATTTTGGTGGTATTGGGGTTCATTATCTCCCTTATTTATGGACTGGCTTTGGCAGTTTGAATAAACCAGCACATGAGGAGAAGCGTGTCAGAGTATATATGGATGGGTGTTTTGATTTGATGCATTACGGGCATGCAAATGCATTGAGGCAGGCTAAACTCTTAGGAGATGAATTAGTTGTGGGAGTCGTTAGTGATGAAGAAATTTTGGCAAACAAGGGTCCGCCTGTTCTTTCAATGGAAGAAAGGTATTCTTGATTATTTTGAAATTTAATTGATGGTAGTTGTCATTATGGGTCATTTAGAAACAACCTCTCAATGCTTCGTAACATAGGGGTAAGGATGCGTACTGCTTTTGGCGGGCACCCGTAAATTACAGGGGTAAAGTTGTTGTAATTGGTGGTGATTATCTTTTTTGCTTACAGACTATGTGGGAATGGTTGGCCTCATTTTCTACCTGCTTAGTCTGTTGATATATTGGAGGTTATATCTAATTATGTGATGGTTGTGATAGGAATGTACATGCGAATGAAGTATTTTGTCTTCTTCTTGATGGTTGTGATAGCTTGATTATAGTGACACAATTTGCCATTGTCGACACACTTCTTGATTAGATAGTGAGTTCGTTAGCTCTTCAAGAGGTTCATTAGGTGCAAGAAGATATAACTTGTTACTTATGTGCCTTTTCCATAGTGCTGTAATCCTGCCTATCGTCTTTATCACCCGTTGAAGTTGCTAGTTTGCTACTGTTTGTTATTTTCTAACTTCAGTAATCTTGTAGGCTGGCACTTGTTGGTGGGTTAAAGTGGGTCAATGAAGTCATTCCAAATGCCCCATATGCAATCACAGAGCAATTCATGAAAACTCTTTTTAATGAGTACAAAATTGATTACATCATACACGGTGATGATCCTTGCTTACTTCCAGATGGCACTGATGCATATGCATTGGCTAAGAAGGCAGGCCGTTACAAGCAGATTAAACGCACTGAAGGAGTCTCAAGCACAGATATTGTAGGTATTATTTCCTGCTAAGTCTCTGTTTGGAGAGTGCCTCTGGGGTGGCCGATGAAGCCTTAGCCTAGTGATAGAGACTCATTGGGGTGTACCCCAACTCAAAAGTGATTTGTTGAAATCATGACTTTCTTAGACTCATGGGGGTGTGGACGGTAGGTAATAGGTTCCGATCCCCTTTCCCTTATATTGTATTGGCCTTGTGCCTCGTCTACCACCCAAAAAAGAAAAAGTTCCATTTGATAGGACCGGAATTATCTTCACTTTTATGTTCATATTGGTAATGATTTTGATGGTATGGATTCGTTTGTAGTTTTGTCCTACTACAATTTCTTGAAAACTGAACTCACCTATCATTATGAAGAATTATGCAATTATCTTCTGATCTTATCATCTTGGCTAATGACTTGTTGCATGGGGTGCTTTACTTGATTGTAGGACGGATACTTTCTACTATCCGTGATACAAGTGTAAATAGTGATTCTGGTGTTGGTGGGGAGTTATATGGCAAGAATCAGATTTGTAAGAGTATGCAGTTCAGTGCTGGTCATGTATCTCATTTTCTGCCAACCTCCAAACGCATTGTGCAGTTTTCAAATGGAAAGGTATGGAACAACGGCTTACGGTTTTGTATCTTATTGTGCAATATGTGTCTTATCAAATTATCGATTTGGTTAGGAGTCAAATAAAGGATAGTGAGGAAAACCTTCTCATAAGAAAATCAAAAGAAAGTAAGAAACTTAACGTACCCTTTTATGGAAGTAGCTTTCTTTATGAGGTATACTGGGCCTCAACTTACCCTGACAGCTAATTAAAAGGGTAATAGAACAAAAGGATGGTTAGGTTTGAGTAGACTTGTGAGCCATGCTGCTATAACTAGCAGACATTATTACTAAGTTGAAGATACAATAAAAAAATCAGGTTACCTTACGGGGAAAAACTTGCTTTATTTTAGCATGCCTTCTGCGTTGTGGATTTAGTGTCGTGTGTTTTCTAATTGCAAGTTAGCAGCAGCTTTTACTTGAGATGTTGCCGCCTTAAATTACGAGTACATAGTCTTTTGGGTAAGGTTTGGATGAGTTATTTCTCTTCTGGATGGCCATAGTTTTCTTCTAGCCAGCCTCTCTCAAGTGACCAGGTTTTGCTGTTGGTACAATGATATTTGGCCTCTAACAACGGCTAAACTGGTGCCTAAATTTTCTTGAAACTTCTCCTTTTCAACACGAAAGCTTGATCCCAATTTAGTGGGTGAATGGAGACAATTTATACGTAGGTTAAATTTTAGACAGCTTTTATAGATACCTGTGGCGGTTCCGTCAGTCCCAAAAGAAGAAACTGCTAACGCGTAGAACATAACGGGGGATATTCCTCTGTGTAGTCCATATTTAGTTTAGTCTTCTTTAGGGGTGCTCCTGAGCGTCTTTTCTTGATGAATTGCattttttatttacttgtttacaTGTCACTTCATCCTCTTGTTTACGTTACAGGGGCCCGCACCAAATGCACGTGTTGTGTACATTGATGGAGCATTTGATCTTTTCCATGCTGGACATGTTGAGGTGAAACTCAAGTCCTTTTCCAGTTTTCCCTGAATTTTTCTGATGTCTGCTGTCGTTAGAAGCAGTGCCCTTCACGTGCAATTTCTTTCACAATTCATGTATTATCTGAAAATTGCTTGTTCAGTAGTTTGGCATTAGTTGCTTGAAGGATTCTTCTCCCTCCCTAGAAGCTTGAAGAGAGACAGTTATCTTGAGAAGGATGGGATTTGGGATGCCTGGTCATAGTCAAATCATTAAAAGTACTTATAGATATTCAGATGTACATGTTTATATATACTAGATGTTTTACTTCTTGTCTGGCGTAAAGGGAGCCATAAGGACAGATTTTGATGCAGACGCGTTTTGAACTCAGGTTATGAGTATGCCTCTGAGTGACTTTATCAGCATACTTCGAAGTTGTTAAAGTTCATGGTCCTGCTTGCATTAATAATTAGGGCAAATTTACATGTCTTTTTTATCGCCTCTTTTCATTTTAATTATCAGTCTGTTACTTTCAAAGTTACTCATGTTTCTTCCTCATTCATGTCCAGATACTTAGAGCTGCCCGACAGCTTGGAGATTTCTTACTTGTTGGCATTTACACAGACCAAACAGTCAGGTAATTCATCTTCTGACACCAAATAAGTGCCACTGTACATTGAGGAGATGACCATAACTGCATTTTCAAAAGCTTTACTTTTTATGAGCATCTCCGGCATGAGTGGATTTTCATAAATTTGACAGTTTACCCCTTGCAGTGAGATACGAGGTCCTGGATATCCCTTGATGAACTTGCATGAACGTTGTCTCAGTGTTTTAGGCTGTCGTTATGTTGATGAAATCATCATGGGTGCTCCATGGGAAGTTACACAAGACATGGTTAGTAACCTTTTTCTAATATGACTTCATTGTTCAACACTTCAACTATGTTAATATTTATTGTAGCTTTACTTCTATTCTTTGCCTAGCTTAGCTCTCTCCTGATGAGTTTTTATTTAACTTTTGGTGTTTAAGGTTCATCGTAGCAAAGCATTTGACATGATTGTTAACGCTGGATTTTTTGTTTTCGAATTCTTTACAAGAACTTGCATATGTTTTTTTCAACTTAATTATACATTTTGAAAATTTAGATTTCTAGTTGAGTTAAAGATTCATTATTCTTTTGAATTTGGATTATGATATACGGAGTAATAAAGAAAGATGTTGCATCAAACTGTGTCACTGGGGTGTCAAACAACTGCTTTAGCACAAGGGATTGTCAAACAACTTCTTTAGCACTAGGGAATGTTGCATCCGCATGGACCCCCTTACCTCGTTGTAGGTAAGACGTCTTTGAGACATTGCGGAGTACTCTATTTATGCATTTTCAGAAAGAGTTGCAGAAAACATTTTTATGGACACGAAACTGTTGGTTTTTATACTGACTGCTACTCCCTCTCTTCAAATCATATTCCCCATTGATTCAAACTCCCACTCACAAAAAGGTGGACCAAAGCACTTGGTGGTTAGAAGGGAGGGTGTGTAATTGTGTATTCCTTAACCAAAAATCTATTTACAGAACTAGCTGAATGCCTTGCATCCGTGCTCAATCGTTATGCCTGAAAAAAGGGTCTGGCTTTCAGACATGCTACTTGATTGCAGTGATGCTCCTGCATCAAATTGTGACTTGATGATTACCATAGTACAaccaaatttaaaatttaaaatgaaACTGAGGGATGTGTTTCAAAAAGTTGTTTACTGAAAGAACCACACTTGTATTCCATGTTATCCCGGTGATTCAGAAAACCATTTTTGTGGATGTTTGAGATTTTTTCTTGGTACAAAACAATTCGAGAAGAAAGAATCAAATATACTATTTAGCGTACACGGACCTCAGTCTCTACCAATAGCCAAGAATACACTGGTTATGGTTCTTATGCGATTATACACGGACTTTCTTTTGTTGATGTAGTATTTGGGTTTTGTTGATGTGGTATTGTACACAAACTCTGCTCCTGAGAGCTTTACCATACTCTGTACTCCTAAGACAATATTAGGTCCCGACTTTGTCTTATTAATGTGATGCCAACTATTCTCAGACCTCTCATCCCTCTCCCCTTTGTCAGGTTATCATTCTAATCAGATTTTTTTTCTTCTAAATTGATTTGCTAATCAGATAAAGACCTTCAATATTAGTTTGGTCGTACGTGGAACAGTGTCGGAGGCAAATCCTCTTGTCAATGTAAGCATGTCTAATCCTACCATAACTAATTTTTCATCTTGATTTACCTTTGGGAAAAAAAAATTCATCCCGAATCTGTAATTTTTATGTAATACAGGATGACACAGACCCCTATGCAGTGCCAAAGAAGATGAAGATGTTTAGGATGCTTGAAAGCCCCAAACACATAACTACATCATCTGTGGCCCATAGAATTATCACCAATCATGAAGCTTACAAGGTACGGTATCCCCGCGTTTCAACAACTTCATGTGGTCTTGCATCTGTCATCGTCTAACATTCTTTAACGTGCAGAAACGAAATGCGAAGAAGGTGGCAAGCGAAAAGAAATACTATCAAGAGAAGATATATGTCTCTGGGGACTGAATGTTGTAATTAGATAAGTAGACTGTCTTCCATGCCAGCCTTAGAAGGACACATGTAGAGTTTGCAAATATATTTACGGAACCAGCGACAAGAGAAAAAAGATAAGCTATGATGCTAGCAACCAGTTTATCCGGATTTCTCTGAGCTGCTCTGGTCGTCGATGTTACTGCAGGGTTTCCCCAAGTATCAGTTGCCAGTTTGTAGCTCATATTTATATAGCTATGTGGGGGGAATTTTGTTCTCTGTTATTTATCCCCCTCTTctattctcatttgtgacggacactTGTCTTTCACTTCTCACAAGTTGCAAGTGGAAAGGGGGTTGTGAAAGGTCACAAGCGAGATTTGTTGTATGTGGTGATGTAATTGTTTCTTTCACGAAC
This sequence is a window from Silene latifolia isolate original U9 population chromosome 8, ASM4854445v1, whole genome shotgun sequence. Protein-coding genes within it:
- the LOC141597224 gene encoding ethanolamine-phosphate cytidylyltransferase-like — encoded protein: MEYESHSRIWDGACYYPHLFGAIMITAALLGLSTSYFGGIGVHYLPYLWTGFGSLNKPAHEEKRVRVYMDGCFDLMHYGHANALRQAKLLGDELVVGVVSDEEILANKGPPVLSMEERLALVGGLKWVNEVIPNAPYAITEQFMKTLFNEYKIDYIIHGDDPCLLPDGTDAYALAKKAGRYKQIKRTEGVSSTDIVGRILSTIRDTSVNSDSGVGGELYGKNQICKSMQFSAGHVSHFLPTSKRIVQFSNGKGPAPNARVVYIDGAFDLFHAGHVEILRAARQLGDFLLVGIYTDQTVSEIRGPGYPLMNLHERCLSVLGCRYVDEIIMGAPWEVTQDMIKTFNISLVVRGTVSEANPLVNDDTDPYAVPKKMKMFRMLESPKHITTSSVAHRIITNHEAYKKRNAKKVASEKKYYQEKIYVSGD